Proteins encoded in a region of the Zunongwangia endophytica genome:
- a CDS encoding SPOR domain-containing protein, translated as MNILSIQNISLGLFLSFSGIAICQENSGKINISEDAIVSNLIDTKTDLQKSYKIGDRFAIQVFSGNSKAASEEIKSYEALYDYSARIKYEEPNYKVWVGNFRNRLEADRALLILKETYPSAFIPKPKRK; from the coding sequence ATGAATATTTTAAGCATACAAAATATCTCCTTAGGCCTATTCCTTAGTTTTTCAGGAATAGCTATTTGCCAGGAAAATTCAGGAAAGATTAACATTTCAGAAGATGCAATAGTTAGTAACTTAATAGATACTAAAACCGATCTTCAAAAATCTTATAAAATAGGTGATCGATTTGCCATTCAGGTCTTTAGCGGTAATTCTAAAGCTGCAAGTGAAGAAATAAAAAGCTATGAAGCACTTTATGATTACAGTGCCAGAATCAAATATGAAGAACCAAATTATAAAGTTTGGGTAGGAAACTTTAGAAACCGATTAGAGGCCGATAGAGCGCTTTTAATTTTAAAAGAGACTTATCCTTCAGCTTTTATTCCAAAACCTAAAAGAAAGTAG
- the nrfD gene encoding NrfD/PsrC family molybdoenzyme membrane anchor subunit: protein MSSHYEAPIREPLVTGEKTYHDISVEVGAPVLGRANKSWYIVFTIALIAFLWGLGCIIYTVSTGIGVWGLNKTIGWAWDITNFVWWVGIGHAGTLISAVLLLFRQKWRMAVNRSAEAMTIFAVVQAGLFPIIHMGRPWLAYWVLPIPNQFGSLWVNFNSPLLWDVFAISTYLSVSLVFWWTGLLPDFAMLRDRTTNDFQKKIYGILSFGWSGRVKDWQRFEEVSLVLAGLATPLVLSVHTIVSFDFATSVVPGWHSTIFPPYFVAGAIFSGFAMVQTLLIIMRKVVNLQDYITVLHIEYMNKVILLTGGIVSVAYITEFFIGWYSGTSYENYTYLSFGAATGPYAWAFWALIICNFIVPLTLWFKKLRRNILWTFIVALVINIGMWFERFDIIVIDLSKGRTPSSWAMFSPTFVDIGVFIGTIGFFFVLFLLYARTFPVIAQAEVKTILKSSGEYYKNLRAKHGDYVDHHKKVDPMSKEPAANSDDGKKNFFGEADDQDIEYTHEATVNANALGLTEAQRNRLDAMLSRIGTYNPESQKADNLQKLDGVGPLLEQRLHQVGIYKYGQVANLTNEDYILLDEVLESFPIASNRGDWNSQATELKNK from the coding sequence ATGTCGTCACATTACGAAGCACCTATAAGAGAACCTCTGGTTACCGGAGAGAAGACTTATCACGATATAAGTGTTGAAGTAGGAGCGCCTGTACTTGGGAGAGCAAATAAATCTTGGTACATAGTATTTACAATTGCCTTAATTGCATTTTTGTGGGGATTAGGTTGTATAATCTATACTGTTTCTACAGGAATCGGAGTATGGGGATTGAACAAGACCATTGGATGGGCTTGGGATATTACTAACTTCGTTTGGTGGGTAGGTATTGGGCATGCCGGAACTTTAATTTCTGCTGTACTGTTACTATTCCGTCAAAAGTGGAGAATGGCAGTAAACCGTTCTGCGGAAGCAATGACCATTTTTGCGGTGGTTCAGGCAGGTTTATTCCCAATTATACACATGGGTCGTCCCTGGTTAGCATATTGGGTACTTCCTATTCCTAACCAATTTGGATCTTTATGGGTGAACTTTAATTCACCTTTGTTATGGGATGTATTTGCGATATCAACTTATCTTTCAGTTTCACTGGTTTTCTGGTGGACTGGTTTGCTACCTGATTTTGCAATGCTTCGTGATAGAACTACAAACGACTTTCAGAAGAAAATATATGGAATATTAAGTTTTGGATGGAGTGGACGTGTAAAGGACTGGCAACGATTCGAAGAAGTATCTTTGGTGTTAGCTGGTTTAGCAACTCCGTTAGTACTTTCTGTACACACCATTGTATCTTTTGACTTTGCTACTTCGGTAGTTCCAGGATGGCACAGTACTATTTTCCCTCCTTATTTTGTGGCAGGGGCGATATTTTCAGGTTTCGCAATGGTACAAACCTTATTGATTATTATGAGGAAAGTAGTAAATCTTCAGGATTATATTACTGTTCTTCATATTGAATATATGAACAAAGTTATCTTGCTTACTGGAGGTATTGTTTCCGTAGCGTATATAACTGAATTTTTTATTGGATGGTATTCAGGTACTAGTTACGAGAACTATACCTACTTATCTTTTGGTGCTGCAACAGGACCTTATGCTTGGGCATTTTGGGCATTAATTATTTGTAACTTTATAGTGCCCCTAACTTTATGGTTTAAAAAACTAAGAAGAAATATTCTTTGGACTTTTATTGTAGCTCTTGTTATTAATATTGGAATGTGGTTTGAGCGTTTTGATATTATTGTGATCGACTTAAGTAAAGGTAGAACGCCATCGTCTTGGGCGATGTTCTCTCCTACATTTGTTGATATTGGAGTTTTTATCGGTACAATTGGATTCTTCTTTGTCTTGTTTCTTTTATATGCCAGAACATTTCCTGTAATTGCTCAGGCAGAAGTAAAAACTATCTTGAAATCTTCAGGAGAGTATTATAAAAACCTTAGAGCAAAACATGGAGATTATGTAGATCATCACAAGAAAGTAGATCCAATGTCAAAAGAGCCTGCAGCTAATAGTGATGATGGTAAAAAGAACTTTTTTGGTGAAGCAGATGATCAGGATATTGAATATACGCACGAGGCAACAGTTAATGCTAATGCGTTAGGACTTACAGAGGCTCAGAGAAATCGCCTTGATGCGATGTTAAGCCGAATTGGAACTTACAATCCTGAATCGCAAAAGGCTGATAATTTACAAAAGCTTGATGGTGTTGGGCCATTGTTGGAACAACGTCTACATCAAGTAGGAATATACAAATATGGCCAGGTGGCTAATTTGACGAACGAAGATTATATATTGCTTGATGAAGTTTTAGAAAGCTTCCCTATTGCTAGTAATCGTGGTGATTGGAATAGTCAGGCAACGGAATTAAAAAATAAATAA
- a CDS encoding TAT-variant-translocated molybdopterin oxidoreductase — translation MSSNKKYWKSVEELKGSSVVETLKQKEFAEEIPVEDFLGDEESLSNSKTSRRDFLKYVGFSTAAASLAACEGPVVKSIPYVVQPERIVPGVANYYASTIANGFDFQSVLVKTREGRPIKIENNDLAKVKAAGGARVHASVLSLYDKKRVKRPMIDGKNVSWEQFDREMGAALNAVSGDVVLLTQTFASPTTTKLIQEFSAKYPNVKHITYDAISEDAALSAFESRYGRRALPNYDFSEAEAIVSIGADFLGDWQGGGYDISYAKSRIPKNGKMSRHVQFESNLTLAGAKADKRVMAKPSEQKAILAALYGYIVGGSSTSDLSSKIDDAVVKAASQLRNAGSKGVVVSGIPDADAQALVLSINEALGSSIMDTYNARLTRQGNTAQVTELIKDMNSGSVGALMVVGTNPAYSLPDASEFIEGIKNIDLTVSFTMKEDETAKLCKYIAATPHYLESWGDIQFTDNQFSLMQPTIRPLFDTRQFQECLLKWSGNSQSYHDYIKETWSGSLSGGWNQALHDGVFEGASPVSLPVSEGFAPSNNDSSSLRKVSASSKEGSDLELTLYTKVSMGDGEQANNPWLQELPDPITRTTWDNYLMISKADADKLDLENEIVSNGALNGNYVNISVGDTTLKNVPVIVQPGQAKGSVALALGYGKKEGMQKEMQVGVNAYPLYKNFSSFQNVSITKAAGTHEFASVQMQSTLAGRDDIVKETSLSVLTTKSKHEWNSVPEVDYNHQEIPVSDQKADIWNSFDRSIGHHFNLSIDLNACTGCGACVIACHSENNVPVVGKDEVRKFRDMHWLRIDRYYSAGDTFEEEQEKLQNLPAFETYDTIEDPSYDNPQVAFQPVMCQHCNHAPCETVCPVAATSHGRQGQNQMIYNRCVGTRYCANNCPYKVRRFNWFNYAQNEEFDYHMNNDLGRMVLNPDVVVRSRGVMEKCSMCIQMTQKTILDAKREGREIKDGEFRTACSAACDTGAIQFGDVNDKESKVSKLQEDDRTYHLLESIGTKPNVMYQAKITNTAEA, via the coding sequence ATGTCATCAAACAAAAAATACTGGAAAAGTGTTGAAGAGCTAAAAGGTAGCTCTGTTGTTGAGACGCTAAAACAAAAAGAATTTGCAGAAGAGATTCCTGTTGAGGATTTTCTTGGAGATGAAGAATCTTTAAGTAATTCAAAAACTTCTAGAAGGGATTTTCTTAAGTATGTAGGGTTTAGTACTGCTGCTGCTTCTCTCGCTGCCTGTGAAGGTCCGGTTGTAAAATCGATTCCTTACGTGGTGCAGCCAGAACGAATCGTTCCTGGAGTGGCTAATTATTACGCTTCTACAATTGCAAATGGTTTTGATTTTCAAAGTGTTTTGGTTAAGACCAGAGAGGGAAGACCAATTAAGATTGAGAATAATGATCTTGCAAAAGTAAAAGCTGCCGGTGGTGCTCGTGTTCATGCTTCAGTTCTTTCTTTATATGATAAGAAAAGAGTAAAGCGACCAATGATAGATGGTAAGAATGTATCTTGGGAACAGTTTGACCGCGAAATGGGTGCTGCGCTAAATGCAGTTTCAGGTGATGTTGTTTTACTTACCCAAACATTTGCTAGTCCTACTACAACTAAACTTATTCAGGAATTTAGTGCGAAGTATCCTAATGTAAAGCATATTACTTATGATGCTATTTCAGAAGATGCTGCGCTTTCTGCGTTTGAGTCTAGGTACGGGAGAAGAGCTTTGCCTAACTACGATTTTAGTGAAGCCGAAGCTATAGTTTCTATCGGAGCTGATTTTCTAGGAGACTGGCAAGGTGGTGGATATGACATAAGCTATGCTAAAAGTCGTATTCCTAAGAACGGTAAAATGTCCAGACACGTTCAGTTTGAGTCAAATCTTACTTTAGCAGGTGCTAAAGCAGATAAACGTGTTATGGCTAAACCATCAGAGCAAAAAGCTATATTAGCTGCGCTTTATGGATATATAGTTGGAGGAAGTTCTACAAGTGATCTTTCTTCTAAAATTGATGATGCTGTTGTGAAAGCTGCAAGTCAATTAAGAAATGCAGGTAGTAAAGGTGTGGTAGTTTCTGGTATTCCAGATGCAGATGCACAAGCGCTTGTCTTATCGATTAACGAGGCTTTAGGTAGTTCTATTATGGATACCTATAATGCACGTTTAACTCGTCAGGGAAATACAGCGCAGGTTACCGAGCTTATTAAGGATATGAATTCTGGTAGTGTTGGAGCACTAATGGTTGTGGGAACTAATCCTGCCTATAGTCTTCCTGATGCATCAGAGTTTATTGAAGGTATAAAAAATATAGATTTAACTGTTTCCTTTACCATGAAGGAAGATGAAACAGCTAAACTATGTAAATATATTGCTGCAACTCCTCATTATCTTGAAAGTTGGGGAGATATTCAATTTACTGATAATCAATTCAGTTTAATGCAGCCAACTATTAGACCTTTATTTGATACTCGTCAATTTCAGGAGTGTCTATTAAAATGGTCCGGTAATAGTCAATCTTATCACGATTATATTAAGGAAACTTGGTCTGGTAGTTTATCAGGAGGATGGAATCAGGCATTACACGATGGTGTCTTCGAAGGTGCTAGTCCTGTTAGTTTACCAGTTTCTGAAGGTTTTGCGCCATCTAATAACGATTCTTCGTCTCTAAGAAAAGTGAGTGCATCTTCTAAGGAAGGTAGCGATTTAGAGCTTACGCTTTATACTAAAGTTTCTATGGGAGATGGAGAACAAGCTAACAACCCTTGGTTACAAGAACTTCCGGATCCTATTACAAGAACAACTTGGGATAATTATCTGATGATCTCTAAAGCAGATGCAGATAAGTTAGATTTGGAAAATGAAATTGTTTCCAACGGAGCTTTGAACGGAAATTACGTAAATATTAGTGTTGGTGATACAACATTAAAAAATGTTCCGGTAATAGTTCAACCAGGTCAGGCTAAAGGGTCAGTTGCCTTAGCATTAGGATATGGGAAGAAAGAGGGAATGCAAAAGGAAATGCAAGTAGGTGTGAATGCCTATCCTTTGTATAAGAATTTTAGCTCCTTCCAGAATGTATCTATTACTAAAGCTGCGGGAACTCATGAGTTTGCAAGTGTTCAGATGCAAAGTACACTAGCTGGTCGTGATGATATTGTTAAGGAAACTAGTTTATCCGTACTTACGACGAAATCTAAGCATGAATGGAATAGTGTTCCTGAAGTAGATTATAATCATCAGGAAATTCCAGTTAGTGATCAGAAAGCTGATATCTGGAATTCTTTTGATAGATCTATCGGTCATCATTTCAACTTATCTATAGATTTAAATGCGTGTACTGGATGTGGTGCTTGTGTTATTGCATGTCACTCTGAAAATAACGTTCCAGTTGTTGGTAAAGATGAAGTAAGAAAGTTTAGAGATATGCACTGGTTAAGAATAGATAGATACTATTCTGCTGGAGATACTTTCGAAGAAGAGCAAGAGAAATTACAAAACCTTCCGGCTTTTGAAACTTATGATACTATTGAGGATCCATCTTACGATAATCCACAGGTAGCATTTCAGCCGGTGATGTGTCAGCATTGTAACCATGCTCCTTGTGAAACAGTTTGTCCAGTAGCGGCGACTTCACATGGTAGACAGGGTCAAAATCAAATGATTTATAACAGATGTGTAGGTACAAGATATTGTGCTAACAACTGTCCTTATAAAGTACGTAGATTTAACTGGTTTAATTACGCTCAGAATGAGGAATTTGATTATCATATGAATAACGATCTTGGTCGTATGGTATTAAATCCAGATGTTGTTGTGCGTTCTCGTGGAGTAATGGAGAAATGTTCTATGTGTATTCAAATGACACAAAAAACAATTCTTGATGCGAAACGTGAGGGTAGAGAAATTAAAGATGGTGAATTCCGTACAGCTTGTTCAGCAGCCTGTGATACTGGTGCGATTCAGTTTGGAGATGTAAATGATAAAGAATCGAAAGTTTCTAAATTGCAAGAGGATGATAGAACTTATCATTTACTTGAAAGTATCGGTACGAAGCCAAACGTAATGTATCAGGCTAAAATCACTAATACTGCTGAAGCATAA
- the infB gene encoding translation initiation factor IF-2 — protein MAEAKTMRLNKVLREFNISLDRAVEFLNSKGHDIEARPTAKISQETYQVLFDAFQTDKSKKVASKEVSEERKKEKEELRLSRERELEEKRKEQEKLDQAKLKEEQERKKQEEQEAISSRTKLSGLKPVGKIDLDQPQGDKKKEEPQKEESAKEEPKKEEPKKEEPKKEEKEEQNQQDKPAQEPADQKPKPKPKSEDSKDQKEAAPKKEEPKQETTKEEAEEKSEASEGEGDNRIKTNYTKLNGPNFTGQKIDLSKFKKPVKKKDDKKAAANDDKKGNRKKRRRRISKDVKGGPNQGGGASNNRNKGRNVKQRSKPVTKAEPSDEEVQKQVRETLEKLQGKSSKGKGAKYRRDKRDQHRQRSEEDLAQQETDSKVLKVTEFVTVSEVATMMDVSVTKVISACMSLGMMVTMNQRLDAETLSIVADEFGYEVDFVTADVEETVEVVEDAPEDLVERAPIVTVMGHVDHGKTSLLDYVRKENVIAGESGGITQHIGAYGVELEGGQKIAFLDTPGHEAFTAMRARGAQVTDIAIIVIAADDDVMPQTKEAISHAQAAGVPIIFAINKSDLPTANPEKIKEKLASMNLLVEDWGGKVQSHDISAKTGLGVKELLEKVLLEAEILELKANPNKVANGTVVEAFLDRGRGYVATILVQAGTLKIGDYVLAGRHSGKIKAMHDERGHEIKEAGPSTPVSILGLDGAPQAGDKFKVMVDEREAKDIASKRTQLQREQNVRTQRHITLDEIGRRIALGEFKELNIILKGDVDGSVEALTDSFQKLSTEEIQVNIIHKGVGAITESDVLLASASDAIIIGFNVRPAGNARQIADKEEIDIRTYSIIYDAINDLKDAMEGMLSPELKEEITGTAEIRETFKISKIGTIAGCMVTSGKIYRSAGIRLIRDGVVIYTGELSSLKRFKDDVKEVAKGYDCGMQVKNYNDIREGDVIEAFREVEVKKTLK, from the coding sequence ATGGCTGAAGCAAAAACAATGCGATTAAATAAAGTATTACGTGAATTCAATATTTCGCTAGACCGGGCTGTGGAGTTTTTAAACTCTAAGGGTCACGATATTGAAGCACGTCCTACTGCTAAAATCTCTCAGGAGACTTATCAAGTTCTTTTTGATGCGTTTCAGACAGATAAAAGCAAAAAAGTAGCTTCCAAAGAGGTAAGTGAAGAGCGAAAAAAGGAGAAAGAGGAGTTACGTCTGAGTCGTGAGCGCGAGCTGGAAGAGAAAAGAAAAGAGCAGGAAAAACTCGATCAGGCAAAACTGAAAGAGGAACAAGAGCGCAAGAAGCAGGAAGAGCAAGAAGCGATTTCCTCTAGAACTAAACTTTCTGGTCTTAAACCGGTAGGTAAGATCGATCTAGATCAGCCACAGGGAGATAAGAAGAAGGAAGAGCCTCAAAAGGAAGAATCCGCTAAGGAGGAGCCTAAGAAGGAAGAGCCTAAAAAAGAAGAACCAAAGAAAGAGGAAAAGGAAGAGCAAAATCAGCAGGACAAGCCAGCCCAAGAGCCAGCTGATCAAAAGCCTAAGCCTAAGCCAAAATCTGAGGATTCTAAGGATCAAAAAGAAGCTGCCCCTAAAAAAGAAGAGCCTAAACAGGAAACTACAAAAGAAGAAGCCGAAGAGAAATCTGAAGCTTCTGAAGGAGAAGGTGATAATCGTATAAAAACCAACTATACAAAATTAAACGGTCCTAATTTTACTGGTCAGAAGATTGATCTTTCTAAGTTTAAAAAGCCTGTAAAGAAGAAAGACGATAAAAAAGCAGCGGCTAACGACGATAAGAAAGGTAATCGTAAGAAACGTCGTCGCAGAATTAGCAAAGACGTTAAAGGTGGTCCTAACCAAGGCGGTGGTGCTAGTAACAATCGCAATAAAGGGCGTAATGTAAAGCAGCGTAGTAAGCCAGTTACTAAAGCGGAGCCTAGTGATGAAGAAGTGCAAAAACAAGTGCGCGAAACACTAGAGAAACTTCAGGGTAAATCTAGTAAAGGTAAAGGTGCTAAGTATCGTAGAGATAAAAGGGATCAACACCGTCAGCGTTCAGAAGAAGATCTTGCACAACAAGAAACGGATTCTAAAGTGCTTAAAGTTACAGAATTTGTTACGGTAAGTGAAGTGGCTACAATGATGGATGTTTCTGTAACAAAAGTGATTTCAGCTTGTATGTCTCTTGGTATGATGGTAACCATGAACCAGAGACTTGATGCTGAAACTTTATCTATCGTTGCAGACGAATTTGGTTACGAAGTAGATTTTGTAACTGCAGATGTAGAAGAAACTGTAGAAGTTGTAGAGGATGCTCCAGAAGATTTAGTAGAAAGAGCTCCAATCGTAACTGTAATGGGACATGTTGATCACGGTAAAACATCACTTCTGGATTATGTTCGTAAAGAAAATGTAATTGCAGGAGAGAGCGGTGGTATTACTCAGCATATTGGTGCTTATGGTGTAGAATTAGAAGGAGGTCAAAAAATAGCTTTCCTTGATACACCTGGTCACGAGGCTTTTACTGCGATGCGTGCTCGTGGTGCACAGGTAACCGATATCGCGATAATTGTGATTGCTGCAGATGATGATGTGATGCCGCAAACTAAAGAAGCAATATCTCACGCTCAGGCAGCAGGAGTTCCGATTATATTTGCAATTAATAAATCAGACCTTCCAACTGCGAATCCAGAGAAAATTAAAGAGAAATTAGCTTCAATGAATCTTCTAGTAGAAGATTGGGGAGGTAAAGTTCAATCGCATGATATTTCAGCTAAAACAGGATTGGGTGTTAAGGAATTACTTGAAAAAGTACTTCTTGAAGCAGAGATTCTTGAGCTAAAAGCGAATCCAAATAAAGTGGCTAATGGTACTGTTGTAGAGGCATTCTTAGACCGAGGTCGTGGTTATGTGGCTACGATACTTGTACAGGCCGGTACACTAAAAATCGGAGATTATGTGTTAGCAGGTCGCCATAGTGGTAAGATAAAAGCAATGCATGATGAGCGTGGTCACGAGATTAAAGAAGCTGGGCCATCAACTCCTGTTTCAATTTTAGGATTGGATGGAGCTCCACAAGCAGGGGATAAGTTTAAGGTGATGGTAGATGAGCGTGAAGCTAAAGATATCGCATCTAAACGAACTCAATTGCAACGTGAGCAAAATGTGAGAACGCAACGTCATATTACATTAGATGAAATTGGTCGTCGTATAGCTCTTGGAGAATTTAAAGAACTTAACATTATCCTGAAAGGTGATGTGGATGGATCTGTGGAAGCTTTAACAGATAGTTTCCAGAAGTTATCTACTGAAGAGATACAGGTAAACATTATACATAAAGGAGTAGGAGCAATTACTGAAAGTGATGTGTTGTTAGCTTCAGCTTCAGATGCCATTATAATCGGATTTAACGTGAGACCTGCTGGTAACGCCAGACAGATAGCCGATAAGGAAGAAATCGACATCAGAACATATTCTATTATCTATGATGCTATCAACGATCTTAAAGATGCCATGGAAGGTATGCTTTCTCCTGAATTGAAGGAAGAGATCACTGGTACTGCTGAAATAAGAGAAACCTTCAAAATCTCCAAAATCGGTACAATCGCTGGTTGTATGGTTACCTCAGGCAAAATATACAGAAGCGCAGGTATTCGATTAATTAGAGATGGTGTTGTGATTTATACCGGAGAGCTTTCTTCACTTAAGCGTTTTAAAGACGACGTGAAAGAAGTAGCTAAAGGGTATGACTGTGGTATGCAGGTTAAAAACTATAATGATATTAGAGAAGGCGACGTTATCGAAGCCTTTAGAGAAGTAGAGGTTAAGAAAACCTTGAAATAA
- a CDS encoding c-type cytochrome, translating to MRSLFHKSIVFIIIAGFFTSCADDNDRNYQYFPDMYRPVPYEPYGSYDIFANQQEAKLPVDGSISRGWMPYDYENTPAGREDAKANLKNPLAYTEDNLTEGKALYTVYCAVCHGDKGDGQGTLVQREKILGVPSYDDPGRDITEGSVYHAMYYGLNNMGSYAVQTSIKERWQIDHYVMSLKDKLEGNPERSFQTNTITQENSENLNPAEPADGPSEDQLEGSNDEESQSEE from the coding sequence ATGAGAAGTTTATTTCATAAATCTATAGTCTTTATTATAATCGCAGGTTTTTTTACTTCCTGTGCAGATGATAACGATCGTAACTACCAGTATTTTCCTGATATGTATCGACCGGTGCCTTACGAACCTTACGGTTCTTACGATATTTTCGCTAATCAACAGGAAGCAAAATTGCCTGTAGACGGAAGTATCTCTAGAGGATGGATGCCTTACGATTACGAAAATACTCCGGCAGGAAGAGAAGATGCTAAGGCTAATCTTAAAAACCCGTTGGCTTATACTGAAGATAACTTGACAGAAGGGAAAGCTCTTTATACAGTATATTGTGCAGTTTGTCACGGAGACAAAGGAGATGGTCAAGGTACTTTGGTGCAAAGAGAAAAGATATTGGGTGTTCCATCTTACGACGATCCAGGTCGAGATATTACAGAAGGAAGCGTTTATCACGCAATGTACTATGGTCTTAACAACATGGGTTCTTACGCGGTACAAACCAGTATAAAAGAACGTTGGCAAATAGATCATTATGTGATGAGTTTGAAAGACAAGTTAGAAGGAAATCCTGAACGCTCATTTCAAACAAATACCATAACTCAGGAAAATTCTGAGAATCTTAATCCTGCTGAACCAGCTGATGGCCCTAGTGAAGATCAGCTCGAAGGATCAAATGATGAAGAATCTCAATCTGAGGAATAA
- a CDS encoding c-type cytochrome: MKKVKYRHSTSRLLLIVAFFLSFSATGFSQDSTDVEAGEPQTAAGKDDASASAELGDPAAGKGLFNSLCAACHKPYSASIGPALHGVTLRHDKDWLYAWIKNNAELRASGDADAEAIYQEYNGTAMPVFPQLSNEDIDNILAYVEQPQKESAPAAAGGAGAEGQEGSGGGVSVNIIMGILIFVLIMLLVVLFLVNKTLNNFAAASGVSLPKKPTRKPIWQSFVENQFLVLVFSIVVLLGVGYFAYGFLMQVGVDQGYQPIQPIHYSHRIHAGDNGIECKYCHSSARVSKSSGIPSLNVCMNCHKAISEVAPETATEDHSKEFYDGEIAKLYDAVGWDPATRTYSGEEKPVKWVRIHNLPDFVYFNHSQHVTVAGVQCQHCHGPIQEMEVVHQEAPLTMGWCINCHRETSVQMEGNEYYEKIHEELSKKYGVEELTIAEMGGLECGKCHY, encoded by the coding sequence ATGAAAAAGGTGAAATACCGCCACTCAACTTCGCGACTACTCTTAATTGTAGCGTTTTTTCTTTCGTTCTCTGCAACGGGGTTTTCTCAGGATTCTACAGATGTCGAGGCTGGAGAGCCGCAGACAGCTGCAGGAAAAGATGATGCATCTGCCTCAGCAGAATTAGGAGATCCAGCCGCTGGTAAAGGTTTGTTTAATTCTTTATGTGCAGCTTGTCACAAACCGTACTCTGCGAGTATTGGTCCTGCGTTGCATGGAGTTACACTTAGGCATGACAAAGATTGGCTTTATGCATGGATTAAAAACAATGCAGAGCTAAGAGCTTCTGGTGATGCAGATGCGGAAGCTATCTATCAAGAATACAATGGAACTGCAATGCCAGTATTTCCTCAATTATCTAATGAAGATATTGATAATATACTTGCATATGTAGAGCAGCCGCAAAAAGAATCTGCTCCGGCAGCTGCTGGTGGTGCAGGGGCTGAAGGTCAGGAAGGATCCGGTGGAGGTGTTTCCGTGAATATCATAATGGGTATTTTGATCTTCGTTTTAATCATGCTGTTAGTCGTTTTATTCTTGGTGAATAAAACTCTTAATAATTTTGCTGCAGCTAGTGGAGTATCACTACCTAAAAAACCAACAAGAAAGCCAATTTGGCAATCTTTTGTAGAAAATCAATTTTTAGTGTTGGTTTTCTCTATAGTTGTTCTTCTAGGGGTTGGTTATTTTGCTTACGGATTTTTGATGCAAGTTGGAGTTGATCAAGGTTATCAGCCAATACAGCCAATTCATTATTCACATAGAATTCATGCAGGAGACAACGGAATAGAATGTAAGTATTGTCACTCTTCAGCAAGAGTTTCAAAATCTTCGGGAATTCCATCGTTGAATGTTTGTATGAATTGTCATAAAGCGATTTCTGAAGTTGCACCTGAAACTGCTACTGAAGATCATTCTAAAGAATTCTATGACGGTGAGATTGCAAAATTATACGATGCTGTAGGGTGGGATCCTGCAACTAGAACATACTCGGGAGAAGAGAAGCCAGTAAAATGGGTTAGAATTCATAATCTTCCAGATTTCGTTTATTTCAACCACTCGCAACACGTTACCGTAGCGGGAGTACAATGTCAGCACTGTCATGGTCCTATTCAGGAAATGGAAGTTGTACATCAGGAAGCTCCTCTTACTATGGGGTGGTGTATAAACTGTCACCGTGAAACTAGTGTGCAGATGGAAGGAAACGAATATTATGAGAAAATCCACGAAGAGCTTTCTAAGAAATATGGTGTAGAAGAGCTTACGATAGCAGAAATGGGTGGTCTTGAATGTGGTAAATGCCACTATTAA
- a CDS encoding DUF3341 domain-containing protein produces MASQTIHAIYNDDDLLLQAVKQVREARYHIGEIYTPFPVHGLDKAVGEAPTRLAITSFLYGITGLSVAILMMNFMMVQDWPQDIGGKPSFSFITNMPSFVPIMFELTVFFAAHLMVITFYMRSRLAPFKKAENPDPRTTDDMFLMEIDATNHNVDDLTKFLYDTGAAEIKLIDNK; encoded by the coding sequence ATGGCATCACAGACAATACACGCTATTTACAATGATGATGATCTGCTTTTACAAGCTGTAAAGCAGGTTCGTGAAGCGCGCTATCATATTGGTGAAATATACACTCCTTTTCCTGTTCATGGTTTGGATAAGGCAGTGGGTGAAGCGCCTACCAGATTAGCGATAACTTCTTTTCTTTACGGTATTACAGGACTATCCGTAGCCATTTTGATGATGAATTTTATGATGGTTCAGGATTGGCCTCAAGATATTGGAGGAAAGCCTAGTTTTTCGTTTATTACAAACATGCCATCATTTGTGCCAATTATGTTTGAGTTGACTGTATTTTTCGCAGCTCACTTAATGGTAATCACTTTTTATATGAGAAGTAGATTGGCACCTTTTAAAAAGGCTGAAAATCCAGATCCAAGAACAACAGACGATATGTTCTTAATGGAGATCGATGCAACGAATCACAATGTAGACGACCTTACTAAGTTTTTATACGATACGGGAGCTGCAGAAATTAAATTAATTGATAATAAATAG